One segment of Nostoc piscinale CENA21 DNA contains the following:
- a CDS encoding D-alanine--D-alanine ligase family protein → MTKLKVGLLFGGRSGEHEVSISSARAIAKALNAEQNANKYEILPFYIQKDGRWLAGDAPQQVLGSGKALLESENSPNSQTQTLERWQFPSQVAEVDVWFPILHGPNGEDGTIQGLLTLMQVPFVGSGVLGSALGMDKIAMKMAFEQAGLPQVKYKALTRAQIWSNPCVFPKLCDEIEATLGYPCFVKPANLGSSVGIAKVRSRSELETALDQAASYDRRIIVEAGVVAREVECAVLGNDQPQASVIGEITFDSDFYDYETKYTEGRADLVIPASLPDDISRKIQDMALQAFAAVDAAGLSRVDFFYVEATGEILINEINTLPGFTATSMYPQLWSHSGVAFPELVDRLVQLALERHSPASAE, encoded by the coding sequence ATGACTAAGCTCAAGGTGGGATTGTTATTTGGCGGACGTTCTGGCGAACATGAAGTGTCGATTAGTTCAGCAAGAGCGATCGCTAAAGCCTTAAATGCAGAACAAAATGCTAATAAGTACGAAATCCTGCCTTTCTACATTCAAAAAGATGGACGTTGGTTAGCTGGGGACGCGCCACAACAAGTATTAGGTTCTGGTAAGGCTTTACTAGAATCGGAAAATTCCCCAAACTCTCAAACCCAAACCCTAGAACGTTGGCAATTTCCTTCCCAAGTTGCAGAAGTGGATGTGTGGTTTCCCATTCTCCACGGCCCCAACGGGGAAGACGGTACAATTCAAGGTTTGCTGACATTGATGCAAGTCCCCTTTGTGGGTTCTGGGGTGCTAGGTTCAGCACTGGGGATGGATAAGATTGCGATGAAAATGGCATTTGAGCAAGCCGGCTTACCCCAAGTTAAATATAAAGCATTAACCAGAGCGCAAATTTGGTCAAATCCTTGCGTTTTCCCTAAACTCTGCGATGAAATAGAAGCCACATTGGGCTATCCTTGCTTTGTCAAACCTGCTAACTTGGGTTCATCAGTAGGTATTGCCAAAGTGCGATCGCGCTCAGAATTAGAAACTGCACTAGACCAAGCTGCTAGTTATGACCGCCGCATCATTGTAGAAGCCGGAGTAGTCGCCAGAGAAGTAGAATGTGCTGTATTAGGTAACGACCAACCCCAAGCTTCAGTTATTGGCGAAATCACCTTTGATAGCGACTTTTATGACTACGAAACTAAATACACCGAAGGTAGAGCCGACTTAGTCATTCCGGCATCACTTCCAGATGATATCAGCCGTAAAATTCAAGATATGGCATTACAAGCTTTTGCGGCGGTTGATGCAGCAGGGTTATCCAGAGTAGATTTTTTCTATGTAGAAGCGACTGGGGAAATCTTAATCAACGAAATTAATACCTTACCGGGTTTTACTGCTACTAGTATGTATCCTCAACTTTGGTCGCATAGCGGCGTAGCTTTTCCCGAATTGGTAGATAGATTAGTACAACTAGCTTTAGAAAGACATTCGCCTGCAAGTGCTGAGTGA
- a CDS encoding AraC family transcriptional regulator → MKEATFSVYLTRGIVQFAAAKYGVDANSLCKDVGIDPILLKMPDQQIAGSLHSALWREVIKRTGDENFALHLGKAFNLATFGIVGYVLVNCQTFGEALEKFSRYTRLFSQGAYIHFTVADGLVFCDCDIVQELKNYLLEQPQYAVESTFSSLLTATKFLTGKQLYPHTVWFQYPRPVDTSEYERIFQTGLHFSMPTNRIIFDANCLNWAVLSANSNLLLMFEQHAQTMLDAMNQEDNYTRKVVQEILQQLKANLPTIETVARNLAISIRQLQRELQTEGTSYQELLDNTRKELALRHLKNPATPIQDVAFLLGFSEPSAFHRAFKKWTGQTPRNYRLSYC, encoded by the coding sequence ATGAAGGAAGCAACTTTTTCTGTTTACCTCACGCGAGGTATTGTGCAGTTTGCTGCTGCGAAATACGGAGTTGATGCAAATAGCTTGTGTAAAGATGTGGGAATTGACCCGATTTTGCTGAAAATGCCAGACCAGCAAATTGCGGGAAGCTTACACAGTGCTTTATGGCGAGAGGTTATCAAGCGCACTGGTGATGAAAACTTTGCTTTACATCTGGGTAAAGCCTTTAATTTGGCAACTTTTGGGATTGTGGGTTATGTACTAGTCAACTGTCAAACCTTTGGGGAAGCTTTAGAAAAGTTTTCTCGCTACACACGCCTATTCAGCCAGGGAGCATATATTCATTTTACGGTTGCTGATGGTTTAGTATTTTGTGACTGCGACATTGTACAAGAATTAAAAAATTACTTGTTAGAACAGCCGCAATATGCTGTTGAAAGTACGTTTAGCTCACTGTTAACCGCCACAAAATTTTTGACAGGAAAGCAACTTTACCCGCATACAGTTTGGTTTCAATATCCGCGTCCTGTTGATACTTCAGAATATGAACGCATATTTCAAACAGGCTTACACTTTTCTATGCCAACAAATCGCATTATCTTTGATGCTAATTGCTTGAATTGGGCAGTGTTATCAGCCAACTCAAACTTACTTTTGATGTTTGAACAACATGCCCAAACAATGCTCGATGCGATGAATCAAGAAGATAATTACACTAGAAAAGTTGTACAAGAGATTTTACAACAACTCAAAGCTAATCTCCCCACTATAGAAACTGTGGCGCGGAATTTAGCCATCAGTATTCGTCAGTTGCAGCGAGAATTACAAACTGAAGGTACATCTTATCAAGAACTTTTAGATAATACTCGCAAAGAATTAGCTCTACGACATTTAAAAAATCCCGCTACACCAATTCAGGATGTGGCATTTTTATTAGGTTTTTCGGAACCGAGTGCCTTTCACCGTGCTTTTAAAAAATGGACGGGGCAAACTCCGAGAAATTATCGCTTATCCTATTGTTGA
- a CDS encoding cupin domain-containing protein, whose protein sequence is MNTSMLTTQQQPEVIVNPVTGDRMTILETGEAYSKIRFDLPPKAKGSPLHYHTEMSETFTVLQGCLEMEFGHKGNRRTLYAGESLHVPAGVHHSFHNPSDDWVAFTSENKPAAGFEQFIRSMYGLAIDGKVNHEGMPTNLLYFALLLKKADIVLVGIPRVVQTLLVNVLVRLGDLMSVERSLVKYWNKDVK, encoded by the coding sequence ATGAATACATCAATGTTAACTACACAACAACAGCCAGAAGTAATTGTAAATCCTGTGACTGGCGATCGCATGACTATCTTAGAAACGGGTGAAGCATATAGCAAAATCCGCTTTGATTTACCGCCAAAAGCTAAAGGTAGTCCGCTACACTACCACACCGAAATGAGCGAAACCTTTACCGTTCTCCAGGGTTGTCTAGAAATGGAGTTTGGACACAAGGGAAATCGCCGGACTCTGTATGCAGGAGAAAGTCTGCACGTTCCCGCAGGTGTGCATCACAGTTTCCATAACCCTTCTGATGATTGGGTGGCGTTTACCAGTGAAAATAAACCTGCTGCTGGATTTGAGCAGTTTATCCGCTCAATGTATGGTTTAGCTATTGATGGCAAAGTTAACCACGAAGGAATGCCCACTAATTTACTGTACTTTGCCTTGTTGTTGAAAAAAGCCGATATAGTTCTTGTCGGTATTCCGCGAGTGGTGCAAACACTGTTAGTTAATGTGTTAGTGCGCCTGGGTGATTTGATGAGTGTTGAGCGATCGCTTGTGAAATACTGGAATAAAGATGTTAAATAA
- a CDS encoding glycoside hydrolase family 13 protein, translating into MQIQTPDWVKHAVFYQIFPDRFARSKQPRKRLLHEARWEDWEAMPTLQGYKGGDLWGIMEELDYIQGLGINAIYFTPIFQSASNHRYHTHDYYQVDPLLGGNEAFKELLEAAHQRNIKVVLDGVFNHSSRGFFFFHDVLENGPYSPWVNWFKVHGWPLSPYNGEFPANYEGWADNRALPVFNHDNPEVREYIMEIAEYWIKFGIDGWRLDVPFEIKTPGFWQEFRERVKAINPEAYIVGEVWGDSSQWLDGTQFDGVMNYLFAGPTIAFTAGDRVVLEQVQSRDYQPYPPLFAAEYATKIQELLQLYPWEIQLTQLNLLASHDTARLMSIAGGDKASIELSTLLLLTFPGAPSIYYGDEVGLPGAIDPDSRRGFPLEANWDQEILQTHRQLIEIRHTYPALRTGDYQVLYAQGTLYIFARTLDTEELIIAVNTGTASVKASIDIASLQTQPSKLLFGYAEFEWNNTGETKQLCLTVSPRQGCILA; encoded by the coding sequence ATGCAGATTCAAACACCAGACTGGGTTAAGCACGCTGTCTTCTACCAAATTTTTCCAGACCGCTTTGCCAGAAGCAAACAGCCGCGTAAACGATTGTTACACGAAGCCCGTTGGGAAGACTGGGAAGCAATGCCGACACTCCAAGGTTATAAAGGCGGTGATTTGTGGGGCATTATGGAGGAATTAGACTATATCCAAGGTTTAGGAATTAACGCGATTTATTTCACGCCGATTTTTCAATCTGCGAGTAATCACCGTTACCACACCCATGATTATTATCAAGTTGATCCTTTGTTGGGAGGAAATGAAGCCTTTAAAGAATTGCTAGAGGCTGCCCATCAACGGAATATAAAAGTGGTTTTGGATGGGGTGTTTAATCATTCCAGTCGTGGGTTTTTCTTTTTTCACGATGTTTTAGAAAATGGCCCTTATTCGCCTTGGGTAAATTGGTTTAAAGTTCACGGCTGGCCACTGTCTCCTTATAATGGTGAGTTTCCGGCTAATTATGAGGGTTGGGCAGATAATCGGGCTTTGCCAGTGTTTAACCATGACAACCCAGAAGTTAGGGAATATATTATGGAGATTGCCGAATATTGGATTAAATTTGGCATTGATGGCTGGCGGTTGGATGTGCCGTTTGAAATTAAAACTCCTGGTTTTTGGCAAGAATTTCGAGAGCGAGTCAAAGCCATTAACCCCGAAGCTTATATTGTGGGGGAAGTGTGGGGAGACTCCAGTCAGTGGTTAGATGGAACGCAATTTGACGGCGTGATGAATTATTTATTTGCTGGGCCGACAATTGCTTTTACCGCAGGCGATCGCGTAGTCTTAGAACAAGTCCAAAGCCGCGATTATCAACCTTATCCACCTTTATTTGCGGCGGAATACGCCACTAAAATCCAAGAACTATTGCAACTATATCCTTGGGAAATTCAGCTAACGCAACTCAACTTACTTGCTAGTCACGATACCGCACGTTTAATGAGCATTGCTGGTGGCGATAAAGCCAGTATAGAGTTATCAACTTTACTGTTACTCACCTTTCCTGGTGCGCCCAGTATATATTATGGTGATGAAGTGGGTTTACCGGGTGCGATCGATCCCGACTCTCGACGCGGCTTTCCTTTAGAAGCGAATTGGGATCAAGAAATTCTGCAAACTCATCGCCAATTAATAGAAATTCGCCATACTTACCCAGCTTTGCGTACAGGCGACTATCAAGTTCTCTACGCCCAAGGAACACTATACATTTTTGCCCGCACATTAGACACAGAAGAATTAATCATTGCAGTGAACACTGGTACAGCATCAGTCAAAGCCAGCATAGATATTGCTAGTTTGCAAACTCAACCCAGCAAGCTGCTATTTGGCTATGCAGAATTTGAGTGGAATAACACAGGAGAAACAAAACAACTTTGTCTCACAGTTTCTCCCCGCCAAGGTTGCATTTTGGCTTAA
- a CDS encoding endonuclease domain-containing protein: protein MTNNLNSSDFHLPYNTKLVERAKELRKNMTPAEKKLWCDYLRAFQFRVLRQRPIHHFIVDFYCPNLQVVIEIDGDSHFTDEGQDYDRERTRILEGYCLKIIRFTNSQVLNHFESVCEQIQGLIPPSPP, encoded by the coding sequence ATGACGAACAACCTTAACAGTAGCGATTTCCATTTACCTTACAATACAAAGCTTGTAGAAAGAGCAAAAGAACTTCGCAAAAACATGACTCCAGCAGAAAAAAAGCTGTGGTGTGATTATTTAAGGGCTTTCCAATTTCGGGTTTTAAGGCAACGACCAATTCATCATTTTATAGTTGACTTCTACTGTCCTAATTTGCAAGTAGTAATTGAAATTGATGGGGATAGCCATTTTACAGATGAAGGTCAAGACTATGACAGAGAAAGAACAAGAATTTTAGAAGGGTATTGTTTAAAAATTATTAGGTTTACAAATAGTCAAGTTTTAAATCACTTTGAGAGCGTGTGTGAGCAGATACAGGGTTTGATCCCCCCTAGCCCCCCTTAA
- a CDS encoding lysophospholipid acyltransferase family protein, whose product MLQKRHTLEKKLGWSLDERDPQFIKSMMPLLGFFYRYYFRVQTSGWHHISPQQKVLFVGSHNGGLSAPDMLMMMYDWFQRFGVEQPVYGLMHPRVWEVAPPLAQLAAKMGAIMAHPKMAYSALRSGASVLVYPGGAEDVFRPHYLRNKIYFAGRQGFIKLALRENVPIVPVISTGAHDTLIVLADIYKIVNQFHEWGMPWLLNIDPVVFPIYLGWPWGLAIGPLPNIPFPVSIHTQICPPIIFERYGREAASDRNYVDECYELVVSKMQYQLDQLVLLTEKP is encoded by the coding sequence ATGTTACAAAAGCGACATACCTTGGAAAAAAAACTCGGTTGGTCTTTGGATGAGCGAGATCCACAGTTCATCAAATCGATGATGCCTTTATTGGGCTTTTTCTATCGTTACTATTTTCGCGTGCAAACAAGCGGGTGGCATCACATCTCACCACAGCAAAAAGTCCTGTTTGTCGGTTCTCATAACGGCGGACTCTCAGCCCCGGATATGCTGATGATGATGTACGACTGGTTCCAACGTTTTGGTGTAGAACAACCAGTATATGGTTTAATGCACCCCAGAGTTTGGGAAGTTGCACCACCTTTAGCGCAACTAGCTGCCAAAATGGGAGCAATTATGGCTCATCCTAAAATGGCATACTCAGCTTTGCGTTCTGGTGCAAGTGTGCTGGTTTATCCCGGCGGTGCAGAGGATGTATTTCGACCCCATTATTTAAGAAATAAAATTTATTTTGCTGGCAGACAAGGATTTATTAAACTGGCACTGCGGGAAAATGTACCGATTGTACCAGTGATTTCTACGGGAGCGCATGACACCTTAATTGTGTTGGCGGATATCTACAAAATTGTCAACCAATTTCATGAATGGGGAATGCCTTGGTTATTGAATATTGATCCGGTGGTGTTTCCTATTTACTTGGGTTGGCCTTGGGGGTTAGCAATTGGCCCACTGCCGAATATTCCCTTCCCAGTATCTATTCATACACAAATTTGTCCACCAATTATCTTTGAACGTTATGGTAGGGAAGCAGCAAGCGATCGCAATTACGTTGATGAATGCTACGAATTAGTAGTGAGTAAAATGCAGTATCAATTAGATCAGCTAGTCTTGCTCACCGAAAAACCTTGA
- the miaB gene encoding tRNA (N6-isopentenyl adenosine(37)-C2)-methylthiotransferase MiaB encodes MTTSKRRYHITTFGCQMNKADSERMAGILEDMGFEFSEDPNNADVILYNTCTIRDNAEQKVYSYLGRQAKRKHEQPDLTLVVAGCVAQQEGEALLRRVPELDLVMGPQHANRLKDLLESVFGGNQVVATEPVHIMEDITQPRRDSKVTAWVNVIYGCNERCTYCVVPNVRGVEQSRTPEAIRAEMEELGRQGYKEVTLLGQNIDAYGRDLPGVTPEGRHLHTFTDLLYYVHDVPGVERLRFATSHPRYFTERLIQACAELPKVCEHFHIPFQSGDNDVLKAMSRGYTHEKYRRIIDTIRKYMPDASISADAIVGFPGETEAQFENTLKLVEDIGFDQLNTAAYSPRPGTPAALWSNQLSEEVKSDRLQRLNHLVAIKAAERSQRYFGRIEEVLVEDQNPKDKTQVMGRTGGNRLTFFTGDINELKGQLVKVKITEIRAFSLTGEPIEVRQALTV; translated from the coding sequence ATGACCACTTCTAAACGCCGCTATCACATTACTACCTTCGGTTGCCAAATGAATAAAGCCGACTCAGAGCGCATGGCTGGCATTTTAGAAGACATGGGCTTTGAGTTTTCCGAAGATCCCAATAATGCAGATGTAATTCTCTACAATACTTGCACCATTCGAGATAACGCCGAACAAAAGGTATACTCTTATCTCGGCAGACAAGCCAAGCGCAAACACGAACAACCAGATTTAACATTAGTCGTTGCTGGTTGCGTCGCTCAACAAGAAGGCGAAGCACTACTACGCCGCGTCCCAGAATTAGATTTAGTTATGGGGCCACAACACGCCAACCGCTTAAAAGATTTGCTGGAATCAGTGTTTGGCGGTAATCAAGTTGTGGCCACTGAACCAGTCCATATTATGGAAGACATCACCCAGCCGCGCCGGGATAGTAAAGTTACGGCTTGGGTGAATGTGATTTATGGTTGTAACGAACGCTGTACTTATTGTGTAGTTCCAAACGTGCGTGGTGTAGAACAGTCCCGCACCCCCGAAGCCATCCGCGCCGAAATGGAAGAATTAGGCAGACAAGGTTACAAGGAAGTAACTTTACTCGGTCAAAATATTGACGCTTACGGTCGAGATTTACCAGGAGTCACACCAGAAGGACGACATCTGCACACCTTTACAGATTTACTTTATTACGTCCATGATGTGCCGGGAGTGGAACGCTTAAGATTTGCTACCAGTCACCCCCGTTATTTCACAGAAAGATTAATTCAAGCTTGTGCGGAATTACCCAAGGTATGCGAACACTTCCACATTCCGTTTCAGTCTGGGGATAACGATGTCTTAAAAGCGATGTCACGGGGTTACACCCACGAAAAATATCGCCGCATCATTGATACAATTCGCAAGTATATGCCGGATGCGTCAATTAGTGCAGATGCGATTGTTGGCTTCCCCGGTGAGACAGAAGCACAGTTTGAGAATACTTTGAAACTGGTTGAAGATATTGGTTTTGACCAATTAAATACAGCCGCCTATTCTCCGCGTCCGGGGACACCTGCGGCATTGTGGTCAAATCAACTGAGTGAAGAGGTAAAAAGCGATCGCCTACAAAGATTAAATCATTTAGTGGCAATTAAAGCCGCCGAGCGATCGCAGCGTTATTTTGGTCGCATCGAAGAAGTATTAGTTGAAGACCAAAACCCCAAAGACAAAACTCAAGTTATGGGACGCACAGGTGGTAATCGTCTCACATTTTTTACAGGCGATATTAATGAATTAAAAGGGCAATTGGTGAAAGTTAAAATTACCGAAATTCGTGCTTTTAGCTTGACAGGTGAACCCATAGAAGTGCGGCAAGCTTTGACAGTTTAA
- a CDS encoding RNA ligase family protein: MSDDFSLRSCDLDKLNSMTKYPSIPTYHTLGDKGVLLEETVIFDGEVILTEKVDGTNSRIILLPDGNFVLGSREELLFAKGDLIGNPALGIVNSLKDVADSLPPSQDYITVVYLELYGGKITSASKQYTAEQRVGWRLFDIAVLTEIETLFAKSTKQLSAWRDNGEQLFLDEAQLNQTAKDYRLELTPRLAKVPVLPTSIKETHEFLLEILPKTNVALDAGAKGRAEGIVARTISRSAIAKLRFEDYERHAKRRN; encoded by the coding sequence ATGAGTGACGATTTTTCATTACGGAGTTGTGACTTAGATAAACTCAACTCGATGACTAAATATCCCAGCATTCCGACTTATCACACACTGGGAGACAAAGGCGTATTGTTGGAAGAAACCGTCATTTTTGATGGTGAGGTAATTTTGACGGAAAAAGTCGATGGCACAAACTCGCGGATAATTTTGCTCCCTGATGGGAACTTTGTTTTAGGCAGTCGAGAAGAGCTTTTATTTGCCAAAGGTGACTTGATTGGTAATCCTGCACTGGGAATAGTCAACTCACTCAAAGATGTGGCTGATTCTTTACCGCCATCTCAGGATTATATCACTGTGGTTTATCTGGAATTGTACGGTGGTAAGATTACCTCTGCGAGTAAACAATATACCGCCGAACAAAGAGTTGGCTGGCGGCTATTTGATATCGCTGTTCTGACAGAGATTGAAACATTATTTGCCAAGTCTACCAAGCAACTTTCTGCGTGGCGAGACAATGGGGAGCAATTGTTTTTAGATGAAGCACAACTGAACCAAACAGCGAAAGATTACAGACTTGAACTCACGCCGCGACTAGCAAAAGTTCCAGTTTTACCAACTAGCATCAAAGAAACCCACGAATTTCTTTTAGAAATTCTACCAAAAACCAATGTAGCCTTAGATGCAGGTGCGAAGGGTAGAGCCGAGGGTATTGTAGCAAGAACTATTTCGCGGAGTGCGATCGCTAAATTGCGTTTTGAAGATTACGAACGTCATGCTAAACGCCGTAATTAA
- a CDS encoding potassium channel family protein codes for MYVLVGGAGLVGLSLAQKLVELGHTVAVIDIDPNACRYAREQVGAMAFEGSAVSTEVLLEAGIRKADALVAVLRSDALNLAMVTLAKHYGVPHILSRLRHGDFAEPLRLAGANHVISTVELSVSTMVNAIEYPQVESMMHFEQGQIEVLKLAIPNNCYVVNRSVAEIAQDARFPTGSLIIGYQPHPHEDLMIPNGSTVLEAGSTVLIVTKPGSLHQVIDFIEGCQ; via the coding sequence ATGTACGTGCTAGTGGGTGGAGCAGGATTAGTAGGGCTTTCTTTGGCTCAAAAATTAGTAGAACTAGGACATACGGTTGCTGTCATTGATATTGACCCGAATGCTTGCCGTTATGCCCGTGAACAAGTAGGGGCAATGGCGTTTGAAGGTAGTGCTGTCAGTACAGAAGTGTTGTTAGAAGCAGGAATTCGCAAAGCAGATGCCTTAGTAGCAGTCTTGAGAAGTGATGCTTTGAACTTGGCGATGGTGACTTTAGCGAAACATTATGGTGTACCGCATATTTTGAGTCGGCTACGTCATGGTGATTTTGCAGAACCGCTACGTTTAGCAGGAGCGAATCATGTTATCAGCACCGTTGAACTATCAGTTTCCACAATGGTAAATGCCATTGAATATCCCCAAGTAGAATCAATGATGCACTTTGAGCAGGGACAGATTGAAGTGTTAAAACTGGCGATTCCCAATAATTGCTATGTAGTGAATCGCAGCGTGGCTGAAATTGCTCAAGATGCTCGATTTCCGACTGGCTCTTTGATTATTGGCTATCAACCTCATCCCCACGAAGATTTGATGATTCCGAATGGTAGTACAGTCCTTGAAGCAGGTTCGACTGTGTTGATTGTAACTAAGCCAGGTTCTTTACATCAAGTCATCGATTTTATCGAAGGTTGCCAGTAA
- a CDS encoding BrnT family toxin has protein sequence MEFEWDESKAATNLKKHGVSFEEAKTVFDNPLAVIFNDQTHSSINEQREIIIGHSRQNRLLLISFTERSNNIRIISARLATRKECENYERNTF, from the coding sequence ATGGAGTTCGAGTGGGATGAGTCTAAAGCTGCTACGAATTTAAAGAAACACGGAGTCAGCTTTGAAGAAGCTAAAACTGTTTTTGATAATCCGTTAGCTGTTATCTTTAATGATCAAACGCACTCTTCTATAAATGAGCAGCGAGAAATCATTATTGGTCACTCCAGACAAAATCGTTTACTGCTGATTTCATTCACCGAGCGTTCCAATAATATTCGTATCATTAGCGCCCGTTTAGCAACTCGAAAGGAATGTGAAAATTATGAACGAAACACCTTTTGA
- a CDS encoding cation:proton antiporter, which produces MNVTELVKISIILLLVATGVALVSRRLRVPYVTGLVLAGLPITELLSYRIGLDPALVLNLFLPILIFEAGINTDVSRLRSTFKPIALLALPGAVISSGIIAVVLKLGLGLAWIPALLVGVILANTDTVSMIAVFKEIPVPSRLSTIVEGETLFNDAAALVSFNLISQVYSTGSITLLEGIQQLLFISLGGCVVGLVLGYLSIPVFARLDDPLSSLLLTVAIALGTFQVGQFLGVSGAVAVVVAGLIFGNLGLSRNTSASSRITLLSFWEYASFTVNTFIFLLIGLEINLATFWKTLPAVLLAVLAYQAGRILTVYPLLATVRWFDRPIPLRWQHLLFLGNIKGSLSMALALSLPIGLPGRDVLIALVFGSVLVSLVGQGLSLPWLVKRLKLSKFSATQQQVEELQAQLMTGKAAQDELDSLLKTGVLPKSVYEEMRSAYQVRVAGAEKSLRDLYNRRVDNSDSKNNDLSKLDAIRRRLLLAEKGVLSEALRKRILSEEIVQVRIQSIDEQLLQLDDD; this is translated from the coding sequence GTGAATGTTACTGAATTAGTTAAAATTTCCATTATTCTCTTACTAGTTGCCACTGGTGTAGCTTTAGTATCCCGTCGATTGCGCGTTCCTTATGTCACGGGTTTGGTGCTGGCGGGTTTGCCGATAACTGAATTATTATCCTACCGCATTGGTTTAGACCCTGCTTTGGTTTTGAATTTGTTTTTGCCAATTCTGATTTTTGAAGCGGGGATCAATACAGATGTTAGTCGTTTACGCAGCACTTTTAAACCAATTGCCCTGTTAGCTTTACCTGGGGCTGTCATTTCTAGTGGAATTATTGCTGTAGTGTTAAAACTAGGGCTGGGATTAGCTTGGATACCAGCTTTACTTGTCGGTGTGATTTTGGCAAACACAGACACCGTTTCGATGATTGCGGTGTTTAAGGAAATACCCGTACCTTCTCGACTGTCTACAATTGTTGAAGGCGAAACTTTATTCAACGATGCGGCGGCGTTAGTTTCATTCAACCTGATTTCGCAAGTATATTCCACAGGCTCAATCACGTTATTAGAAGGAATCCAACAACTGCTATTTATTTCTTTAGGTGGTTGCGTTGTTGGTTTAGTATTAGGCTATTTGAGCATACCTGTATTCGCTCGTTTAGATGATCCTCTGAGTAGTCTGTTACTAACGGTTGCAATTGCATTAGGTACTTTTCAAGTCGGGCAGTTTCTCGGCGTGTCAGGTGCAGTGGCGGTGGTTGTCGCTGGCTTAATTTTCGGGAATCTGGGACTTTCGCGCAATACTTCGGCTTCCAGTCGCATCACTTTATTGAGTTTCTGGGAATATGCCAGTTTTACGGTGAATACGTTTATTTTTCTGTTGATTGGTTTAGAAATCAACTTAGCCACATTTTGGAAAACCTTACCTGCCGTTTTACTGGCTGTTTTAGCTTATCAAGCTGGGCGAATATTAACAGTGTATCCACTACTGGCAACGGTTCGTTGGTTTGACCGCCCGATTCCTCTGCGTTGGCAACATTTACTTTTTTTAGGCAACATCAAAGGCTCACTCTCAATGGCTTTGGCTTTGAGTTTACCTATTGGTTTACCGGGTAGAGATGTTTTAATAGCTTTAGTTTTTGGCAGTGTGCTGGTGTCGTTAGTCGGACAAGGTTTAAGCTTGCCTTGGCTAGTCAAACGCTTAAAATTATCGAAATTCTCTGCAACTCAGCAGCAAGTTGAAGAATTACAAGCCCAACTGATGACAGGGAAAGCCGCCCAGGATGAATTGGACAGTTTGTTGAAAACAGGGGTATTACCAAAATCAGTTTACGAGGAAATGCGATCGGCTTATCAAGTCAGAGTGGCTGGTGCGGAAAAATCTTTGAGAGATTTGTACAATCGCCGTGTTGATAATTCAGATAGCAAAAATAATGATTTAAGCAAATTGGATGCAATTCGTCGTCGTTTATTATTAGCAGAAAAAGGCGTTCTGAGTGAAGCACTACGCAAGCGCATTCTTTCGGAAGAAATTGTGCAGGTGCGGATACAATCTATTGATGAACAATTGCTGCAACTTGATGATGATTAA